A portion of the Bombus pascuorum chromosome 8, iyBomPasc1.1, whole genome shotgun sequence genome contains these proteins:
- the LOC132909431 gene encoding cell adhesion molecule Dscam2 isoform X33 → MWRDPPGGGCNIPTYLTTMLLLALLALTNVACAEDESMGPVFVKEPPNRVDFSNGTGAVVECQARGNPQPDIIWVRADGSAVGDVPGLRQVLPNGNLVFPPFRAEDYRQEVHAQVYSCLARSPAGSVHSRDVNVRAVVTQPYQPEILTEYVIRGNSAILKCSIPSYIAEFVTVEAWIREDGEVYIPEDPAVGQDGKYLVLPSGELHIRDVGPEDGYKTYQCRTKHRLTGETRLSATKGRLVITEPSGRTAPKGTGDGLNKYRGVEGESLALACAAQGFPAPISRWYKFIEGSSRRQPVQLNERVRQVSGTLIIREARVEDSGKYLCIVNNSVGGESVETVLTVTAPLAAEIEPNTQTIDFGRPATFTCNVRGNPIKTISWLKDGKPLGLEEPVLRIDSVKKEDKGMYQCFVRNDQESAQATAELKLGGRFEPPQIRQAFAEETLQPGPSMFLKCVASGNPTPEITWELDGKRLSNTERLQVGQYVTVNGDVVSHLNISSIHTNDGGLYKCIAASKVGSAEHSARLNVYGLPFIRHMDKKAIVAGETLRVTCPVAGYPIESIVWERDTRVLPINRKQKVFPNGTLIIENVERMSDQATYTCVARNAQGYSARGTLEVQVMVAPEIAPFVISEKPANWGDTVTATCTMLKGDSPIQIEWALNGEPISHDYSDISIATSRRVSLLTIDAVTASHAGEYTCMASNAAGGTSFTATLAVNVPPRWILEPTDKAFAQGSDARVECKADGFPKPQVTWKKAAGDTPGDYTDLKLSNPDISVEDGTLSINNIQKTNEGYYLCEAVNGIGAGLSAVIFISVQAPPHFEIKLKNQTARRGEPAVLQCEAQGEKPIGILWNMNNKRLDPKSDSRYTIREEILANGVLSDLSIKRTERSDSALFTCVATNAFGSDDTSINMIVQEVPEVPYGLKVLDKSGRSVQLSWAAPYDGNSPIKRYVIEYKISKGSWETDIDRVLVPGSQQNVAGVFNLRPATTYHLRIVAENEIGASDPSDTVTIITAEEAPSGPPTSVRVDALDQHTLKVTWKPPPREDWNGEILGYYVGYKLSSSSDYIYETVDFSKEDGKEHHLQIMNLKTYTQYSVVVQAFNKVGSGPMSEERRQHTAEGVPEQPPHDTTCTTLTSQTIRVSWMSPPLSAANGVITGYKVIYGPSDTWYDENTKDTKITSSSETILHGLKKYTNYTMQVLAFTSGGDGVKSAPIHCQTEQDAPEAPIAIKALVMSAESILVSWRPPSQPNGVITQYIVYTKADNAEEPTSQKVPPNQLTHEASGLDKQRRYDFWVTASTNIGEGEASKIVALAPSVRVPAKIASFDDKFTATYKEDVKLPCLAVGVPAPEVTWKVRGAVLQSSDRLRQLPEGSLFIKEVDRTDAGEYSCYVENSFGHDTVTHQLIVHAPPHSPQVTLTATTTNSLTMKLRPHPADNAPIHGYTIHYKPEFGDWETAQISSTAQKYTLENLWCGSRYQIYVTAYNGIGTGDPSDMLNTRTKGSKPIIPEAARFIEVSTNSITLHLSAWSDGGCPMLYFVVEHKKKHQQEWNQVSNNVKPGGNFVVLDLDPASWYHLRVTAHNNAGFAVAEYEFATLTVTGGTIAPPVRNSGNDNTDVRRYFPWLPSWLDVNVVVPVGATVIVIIVGIVVICVALSRRTRGPEQTRLRGISSADEKYYEGQYDVVYQQTGVGGATLDKRRPDLRDELGYIAPPNRKLPPVPGSNYNTCDRIKRGTVISGTGSIRSHSTWDPRRHMYEELNHCAPNRRCPPPPRMGSAEALSHRGMEDEICPYATFHLLGFREEMDPSKAMQFQTFPHPGNGHSGTMGPPVGHPTNASAHSRSGSQSMPRQNGRYSRVPSQGGGSGTHNVFSPEYDDPANCAPEEDQYGSQYGQYGAPYDHYGSRGSVGRRSVGSARNIPVSGSPEPPPPPPRNHDQNNSSFNDSKESNEISEAECDRDQLVNRNYGVNARGKDGMTTEEMRKLIERNEAPSRQTGAGHGGHGGLLTPYDTVAV, encoded by the exons ATGGAAAATACCTGGTACTGCCTTCTGGAGAACTTCACATTCGCGATGTCGGACCCGAAGACGGATACAAGACCTATCAATGCCGCACCAAGCATAGACTCACCGGAGAAACAAGATTATCTGCCACCAAGGGACGTCTCGTCATTACCG AACCGTCCGGTCGTACTGCCCCAAAAGGGACTGGAGACGGCCTTAATAAGTACCGCGGGGTAGAGGGCGAGTCTCTGGCGCTGGCGTGTGCGGCACAAGGCTTTCCTGCCCCGATCTCTAG ATGGTACAAGTTCATCGAAGGCTCCTCTCGTCGTCAACCTGTCCAACTCAATGAGCGCGTTCGTCAAGTTAGCGGAACACTGATCATTCGTGAGGCTCGTGTCGAAGATTCTGGCAAATATCTGTGCATCGTGAACAACTCCGTCGGCGGTGAAAGCGTGGAGACCGTGTTGACTGTAACAGCACCATTGGCAGCGGAAATCGAACCTAACACACAGACTATCGACTTTGGAAGACCAGCTACTTTCACGTGCAACGTCAGAGGAAATCCGATCAAGACTATCTCCTGGCTGAAGGATGGCAAACCCCTTGGACTGGAAGAACCCGTGCTCAGAATCGACAGCGTCAAGAAGGAGGATAAGGGAATGTACCAATGTTTTGTTAGAAACGATCAAGAAAGCGCTCAGGCAACCGCTGAACTGAAACTTGGTGGACGAT TCGAACCCCCGCAGATTCGCCAGGCCTTCGCCGAGGAGACTCTTCAACCTGGACCCAGCATGTTCCTCAAGTGTGTCGCCAGCGGAAACCCAACTCCTGAGATCACCTGGGAACTCGATGGCAAACGGCTATCCAACACTGAGAGGCTTCAAGTAGGACAATACGTTACGGTGAACGGCGACGTGGTTTCTCATTTGAACATCTCCAGCATTCATACAAACGACGGTGGACTCTACAAATGCATTGCCGCTTCAAAG GTTGGATCCGCTGAACATTCTGCGCGTCTTAATGTCTATGGTCTGCCCTTCATTCGTCACATGGACAAAAAGGCTATCGTTGCTGGTGAAACTCTTCGCGTGACCTGTCCAGTAGCCGGATATCCGATCGAAAGCATCGTATGGGAGAGAGACACCAGAGTTTTGCCGATCAACAGGAAACAGAAGGTCTTCCCTAATGGCACGCTTATCATTGAGAACGTCGAGAGAATGAGCGATCAGGCTACTTACACCTGTGTTGCACGCAACGCTCAAGGCTACAGCGCAAGGGGAACATTGGAAGTTCAAGTTATGG TTGCCCCCGAGATAGCTCCGTTCGTGATCAGTGAGAAACCAGCAAACTGGGGAGACACGGTCACCGCAACCTGCACCATGTTGAAGGGTGATTCTCCGATTCAGATCGAATGGGCTCTCAATGGTGAACCGATCTCCCACGATTATTCCGATATATCGATCGCGACCAGCCGGCGTGTCAGTTTGCTGACGATAGACGCCGTGACGGCGAGTCACGCCGGGGAATATACCTGCATGGCCAGCAATGCCGCCGGTGGAACGAGTTTCACCGCGACTTTGGCCGTGAATG TACCTCCCCGCTGGATTCTGGAACCCACCGATAAGGCATTTGCTCAAGGCTCTGATGCACGTGTTGAATGTAAAGCTGATGGTTTCCCCAAGCCCCAAGTCACATGGAAGAAAGCTGCTG gAGATACACCGGGCGATTATACCGACTTGAAACTGAGCAACCCAGATATCAGCGTTGAGGATGGAACTCTgtcaattaataatattcagaaGACGAACGAAGGCTACTATCTGTGCGAGGCTGTAAATGGAATTGGCGCAGGACTTTCGGCTGTTATCTTCATCTCCGTTCAGG CACCACCCCACTTTGAGATCAAACTGAAGAACCAGACAGCACGACGTGGAGAACCTGCTGTACTGCAATGCGAGGCTCAAGGCGAAAAACCAATTGGTATTTTATGGAACATGAACAACAAGAGACTGGACCCGAAGAGCGATTCTCGTTACACCATCCGCGAAGAGATTTTGGCTAACGGTGTACTGTCTGATCTGAGCATCAAGAGAACTGAGAGAAGCGACTCTGCCCTTTTCACCTGCGTTGCCACCAATGCCTTTGGAAGCGATGACACCAGCATCAACATGATTGTACAAG AGGTTCCTGAAGTACCATACGGCTTGAAGGTATTAGACAAATCCGGACGATCGGTTCAATTATCCTGGGCAGCACCATACGACGGAAACAGCCCCATAAAACGCTATGTCATTGAATACAAAATCAGCAAAGGCTCTTGGGAAACTGACATTGACAGAGTACTGGTACCCGGATCGCAACAGAACGTAGCTGGCGTTTTCAACCTGAGACCTGCCACCACATATCACCTGAGAATTGTTGCTGAGAATGAAATTGGTGCATCCGACCCGTCTGATACTGTTACAATTATCACTGCCGAAGAAGCTCCTAGCGGACCACCAACCTCTGTTCGCGTTGACGCTCTTGACCAGCACACTCTTAAG GTAACATGGAAACCACCCCCACGCGAAGACTGGAACGGTGAGATTCTTGGATACTACGTTGGCTACAAACTCTCTTCCTCCTCTGACTACATTTACGAAACCGTTGACTTCTCGAAGGAAGATGGAAAGGAACACCACTTGCAAATCATGAATCTGAAGACCTATACTCAATACAGCGTTGTTGTTCAAGCGTTTAACAAAGTTGGATCGGGACCAATGAGCGAGGAACGAAGACAACACACCGCCGAAGGAGTACCTGAACAACCCCCTCATGACACTACTTGCACCACCTTGACTTCCCAGACTATCAGAGTTTCCTGGATGTCACCGCCTCTTAGCGCCGCCAATGGAGTCATCACCGGATACAAG GTTATTTACGGACCATCTGACACCTGGTACGATGAGAACACCAAGGACACCAAGATCACCTCCTCCAGCGAGACCATCTTACACGGACTGAAGAAATACACCAACTACACTATGCAGGTTCTGGCTTTTACTTCTGGCGGCGATGGAGTTAAATCTGCACCTATTCACTGCCAAACGGAACAAGACG CTCCTGAAGCACCTATCGCGATCAAGGCTCTGGTTATGTCAGCTGAATCGATTCTTGTCTCGTGGCGCCCACCAAGCCAACCGAATGGAGTTATCACCCAGTATATCGTTTACACCAAGGCAGACAACGCAGAGGAACCAACTAGCCAGAAAGTACCACCGAATCAACTGACTCACGAGGCATCTGGATTGGACAAACAACGTAGATATGACTTCTGGGTAACTGCTAGTACCAACATTGGCGAAGGAGAGGCTTCAAAGATCGTGGCATTGGCACCAAGCGTTCGAG TACCGGCAAAGATCGCATCGTTTGACGACAAATTCACTGCTACCTACAAGGAAGATGTTAAATTACCCTGCCTGGCTGTCGGAGTACCTGCACCGGAAGTTACATGGAAAGTACGTGGCGCCGTTCTTCAATCTAGCGACAGACTGCGACAACTGCCCGAGGGATCTCTGTTCATCAAGGAAGTCGATCGCACCGATGCTGGAGAATACTCTTGTTATGTTGAGAACTCGTTTGGCCATGATACCGTTACTCACCAACTGATCGTTCACG CTCCCCCACACTCACCGCAAGTTACTCTTACTGCTACGACCACCAACTCGTTGACGATGAAACTGAGACCTCACCCTGCCGATAATGCTCCGATCCATGGATACACGATTCACTACAAACCAGAATTCGGCGATTGGGAAACTGCACAAATTAGCTCTACTGCTCAGAAATATACTCTTGAAAATCTGTGGTGTGGCTCAAGATACCAGATTTACGTTACTGCATATAACGG AATTGGAACCGGCGATCCTTCTGACATGCTCAACACACGTACCAAGGGCTCGAAACCGATTATTCCTGAAGCGGCTAGATTCATCGAAGTTTCCACGAATAGCATCACCCTTCATCTGAGCGCCTGGTCCGACGGTGGCTGCCCAATGCTCTACTTCGTCGTCGAACATAAGAAGAA GCACCAACAGGAATGGAATCAAGTCTCGAACAATGTGAAACCCGGTGGAAACTTTGTCGTTTTGGATTTGGACCCTGCTAGCTGGTATCACTTGCGCGTTACTGCTCACAATAATGCTGGTTTCGCTGTAGCCGAGTATGAATTCGCGACACTGACCGTAACCGGAG GTACGATCGCACCCCCTGTACGCAATAGTGGCAACGACAACACGGATGTCAGGCGTTATTTCCCCTGGTTACCTAGCTGGCTCGACGTGAACGTTGTGGTACCGGTGGGAGCTACGGTTATTGTGATTATTGTAGGCATAGTTGTGATTTGCGTCGCGCTGTCTAGGAGAACTCGAGGTCCGGAACAAACACGGCTGCGAGGTATCTCATCAGCCGACGAGAAATATTACGAAGGACAAT ACGATGTGGTATATCAGCAAACTGGAGTTGGCGGAGCTACCCTTGACAAACGCAGGCCCGATCTTCGTGACGAACTTGGATATATCGCCCCACCGAATCGCAAACTGCCCCCTGTTCCTGGCTCAAATTATAACACCTGCGATCGCATCAAGCGAGGTACAGTGATAA GTGGAACAGGCTCGATAAGAAGCCACTCGACGTGGGATCCCAGACGACATATGTACGAAGAATTGAATCATTGCGCACCGAATCGAAGATGTCCACCACCACCCCGTATGGGCAGTGCCGAAGCTCTCTCCCACAGAG GCATGGAGGATGAGATCTGCCCGTATGCTACCTTCCACCTTCTTGGATTCCGCGAAGAAATGGACCCCAGCAAGGCTATGCAATTCCAGACCTTCCCTCACCCTGGCAATGGACACTCTGGTACCATGGGACCACCTGTTGGACATCCTACTAACGCTTCTGCTCACAGCCGCTCTGGATCTCAGTCTATG ccACGTCAAAATGGTCGTTACTCTCGAGTTCCATCCCAAGGAGGTGGCAGCGGAACCCATAACGTCTTCTCTCCTGAATACGATGACCCGGCAAATTGCGCTCCTGAAGAAGATCAATATGGCTCTCAATACGGACAATACGGCGCTCCCTATGATCATTATGGATCTCGTGGCTCTGTTGGACGTCGCAGTGTAGGATCAGCCCGCAATATTCCCGTTTCTGGATCACCCGAACCACCCCCACCACCACCAAGGAACCACGACCAGAACAACTCCAGTTTCAACGACAGCAAAGAAAGCAACGAGATCAGCGAAGCAGAGTGTGATCGCGACCAACTTGTGAACCGCAACTACGGCG tGAATGCTCGCGGCAAGGACGGCATGACCACCGAGGAGATGCGTAAACTCATAGAGAG AAACGAAGCCCCCAGCCGGCAAACCGGCGCCGGCCACGGCGGTCACGGGGGACTCCTCACACCCTACGATACTGTGGCAGTGTAA
- the LOC132909431 gene encoding cell adhesion molecule Dscam2 isoform X16 yields MWRDPPGGGCNIPTYLTTMLLLALLALTNVACAEDESMGPVFVKEPPNRVDFSNGTGAVVECQARGNPQPDIIWVRADGSAVGDVPGLRQVLPNGNLVFPPFRAEDYRQEVHAQVYSCLARSPAGSVHSRDVNVRAVVQQFYETRVIDEFVLRGNTATLKCLVPSFVADFVDVIEWLAVEDGSTYSANSQEEKDGKYLVLPSGELHIRDVGPEDGYKTYQCRTKHRLTGETRLSATKGRLVITEPVGSKAPALTGDLKGGWKEKAYESTVVLFCPAQAYPVPSFRWYKFIEGSSRRQPVQLNERVRQVSGTLIIREARVEDSGKYLCIVNNSVGGESVETVLTVTAPLAAEIEPNTQTIDFGRPATFTCNVRGNPIKTISWLKDGKPLGLEEPVLRIDSVKKEDKGMYQCFVRNDQESAQATAELKLGGRFEPPQIRQAFAEETLQPGPSMFLKCVASGNPTPEITWELDGKRLSNTERLQVGQYVTVNGDVVSHLNISSIHTNDGGLYKCIAASKVGSAEHSARLNVYGLPFIRHMDKKAIVAGETLRVTCPVAGYPIESIVWERDTRVLPINRKQKVFPNGTLIIENVERMSDQATYTCVARNAQGYSARGTLEVQVMVGPQLAPFTFGDEAANAGDMATVQCAVIKGDLPVKIVWSLNGRSIDVGRVSGDHSYDIPDIVVTRSSKRISTLTIDSVAARHAGDYSCTAINAAGSATHTSVLSVNVPPRWILEPTDKAFAQGSDARVECKADGFPKPQVTWKKAAGDTPGDYTDLKLSNPDISVEDGTLSINNIQKTNEGYYLCEAVNGIGAGLSAVIFISVQAPPHFEIKLKNQTARRGEPAVLQCEAQGEKPIGILWNMNNKRLDPKSDSRYTIREEILANGVLSDLSIKRTERSDSALFTCVATNAFGSDDTSINMIVQEVPEVPYGLKVLDKSGRSVQLSWAAPYDGNSPIKRYVIEYKISKGSWETDIDRVLVPGSQQNVAGVFNLRPATTYHLRIVAENEIGASDPSDTVTIITAEEAPSGPPTSVRVDALDQHTLKVTWKPPPREDWNGEILGYYVGYKLSSSSDYIYETVDFSKEDGKEHHLQIMNLKTYTQYSVVVQAFNKVGSGPMSEERRQHTAEGVPEQPPHDTTCTTLTSQTIRVSWMSPPLSAANGVITGYKVIYGPSDTWYDENTKDTKITSSSETILHGLKKYTNYTMQVLAFTSGGDGVKSAPIHCQTEQDAPEAPIAIKALVMSAESILVSWRPPSQPNGVITQYIVYTKADNAEEPTSQKVPPNQLTHEASGLDKQRRYDFWVTASTNIGEGEASKIVALAPSVRVPAKIASFDDKFTATYKEDVKLPCLAVGVPAPEVTWKVRGAVLQSSDRLRQLPEGSLFIKEVDRTDAGEYSCYVENSFGHDTVTHQLIVHAPPHSPQVTLTATTTNSLTMKLRPHPADNAPIHGYTIHYKPEFGDWETAQISSTAQKYTLENLWCGSRYQIYVTAYNGIGTGDPSDMLNTRTKGSKPIIPEAARFIEVSTNSITLHLSAWSDGGCPMLYFVVEHKKKHQQEWNQVSNNVKPGGNFVVLDLDPASWYHLRVTAHNNAGFAVAEYEFATLTVTGGTIAPPVRNSGNDNTDVRRYFPWLPSWLDVNVVVPVGATVIVIIVGIVVICVALSRRTRGPEQTRLRGISSADEKYYEGQYDVVYQQTGVGGATLDKRRPDLRDELGYIAPPNRKLPPVPGSNYNTCDRIKRGTVISGTGSIRSHSTWDPRRHMYEELNHCAPNRRCPPPPRMGSAEALSHRGMEDEICPYATFHLLGFREEMDPSKAMQFQTFPHPGNGHSGTMGPPVGHPTNASAHSRSGSQSMPRQNGRYSRVPSQGGGSGTHNVFSPEYDDPANCAPEEDQYGSQYGQYGAPYDHYGSRGSVGRRSVGSARNIPVSGSPEPPPPPPRNHDQNNSSFNDSKESNEISEAECDRDQLVNRNYGVNARGKDGMTTEEMRKLIERNEAPSRQTGAGHGGHGGLLTPYDTVAV; encoded by the exons ATGGAAAATACCTGGTACTGCCTTCTGGAGAACTTCACATTCGCGATGTCGGACCCGAAGACGGATACAAGACCTATCAATGCCGCACCAAGCATAGACTCACCGGAGAAACAAGATTATCTGCCACCAAGGGACGTCTCGTCATTACCG AGCCAGTGGGAAGCAAAGCGCCAGCGTTGACGGGTGACTTGAAGGGCGGCTGGAAAGAAAAGGCCTACGAGTCGACGGTCGTTCTGTTCTGCCCGGCGCAGGCTTATCCCGTGCCCAGTTTTAG ATGGTACAAGTTCATCGAAGGCTCCTCTCGTCGTCAACCTGTCCAACTCAATGAGCGCGTTCGTCAAGTTAGCGGAACACTGATCATTCGTGAGGCTCGTGTCGAAGATTCTGGCAAATATCTGTGCATCGTGAACAACTCCGTCGGCGGTGAAAGCGTGGAGACCGTGTTGACTGTAACAGCACCATTGGCAGCGGAAATCGAACCTAACACACAGACTATCGACTTTGGAAGACCAGCTACTTTCACGTGCAACGTCAGAGGAAATCCGATCAAGACTATCTCCTGGCTGAAGGATGGCAAACCCCTTGGACTGGAAGAACCCGTGCTCAGAATCGACAGCGTCAAGAAGGAGGATAAGGGAATGTACCAATGTTTTGTTAGAAACGATCAAGAAAGCGCTCAGGCAACCGCTGAACTGAAACTTGGTGGACGAT TCGAACCCCCGCAGATTCGCCAGGCCTTCGCCGAGGAGACTCTTCAACCTGGACCCAGCATGTTCCTCAAGTGTGTCGCCAGCGGAAACCCAACTCCTGAGATCACCTGGGAACTCGATGGCAAACGGCTATCCAACACTGAGAGGCTTCAAGTAGGACAATACGTTACGGTGAACGGCGACGTGGTTTCTCATTTGAACATCTCCAGCATTCATACAAACGACGGTGGACTCTACAAATGCATTGCCGCTTCAAAG GTTGGATCCGCTGAACATTCTGCGCGTCTTAATGTCTATGGTCTGCCCTTCATTCGTCACATGGACAAAAAGGCTATCGTTGCTGGTGAAACTCTTCGCGTGACCTGTCCAGTAGCCGGATATCCGATCGAAAGCATCGTATGGGAGAGAGACACCAGAGTTTTGCCGATCAACAGGAAACAGAAGGTCTTCCCTAATGGCACGCTTATCATTGAGAACGTCGAGAGAATGAGCGATCAGGCTACTTACACCTGTGTTGCACGCAACGCTCAAGGCTACAGCGCAAGGGGAACATTGGAAGTTCAAGTTATGG TAGGACCGCAGTTAGCGCCGTTCACGTTCGGTGACGAGGCTGCCAACGCGGGAGATATGGCCACCGTTCAGTGCGCCGTGATCAAAGGCGATTTGCCGGTGAAGATCGTGTGGTCACTGAACGGTAGGTCTATCGATGTCGGACGCGTGTCCGGTGACCACAGTTACGACATTCCTGACATCGTCGTGACCAGAAGTAGTAAACGGATCAGCACCCTGACGATAGACTCGGTAGCCGCAAGACATGCGGGCGACTACTCGTGCACCGCGATCAACGCAGCCGGATCCGCTACGCACACGTCGGTTCTGTCAGTGAACG TACCTCCCCGCTGGATTCTGGAACCCACCGATAAGGCATTTGCTCAAGGCTCTGATGCACGTGTTGAATGTAAAGCTGATGGTTTCCCCAAGCCCCAAGTCACATGGAAGAAAGCTGCTG gAGATACACCGGGCGATTATACCGACTTGAAACTGAGCAACCCAGATATCAGCGTTGAGGATGGAACTCTgtcaattaataatattcagaaGACGAACGAAGGCTACTATCTGTGCGAGGCTGTAAATGGAATTGGCGCAGGACTTTCGGCTGTTATCTTCATCTCCGTTCAGG CACCACCCCACTTTGAGATCAAACTGAAGAACCAGACAGCACGACGTGGAGAACCTGCTGTACTGCAATGCGAGGCTCAAGGCGAAAAACCAATTGGTATTTTATGGAACATGAACAACAAGAGACTGGACCCGAAGAGCGATTCTCGTTACACCATCCGCGAAGAGATTTTGGCTAACGGTGTACTGTCTGATCTGAGCATCAAGAGAACTGAGAGAAGCGACTCTGCCCTTTTCACCTGCGTTGCCACCAATGCCTTTGGAAGCGATGACACCAGCATCAACATGATTGTACAAG AGGTTCCTGAAGTACCATACGGCTTGAAGGTATTAGACAAATCCGGACGATCGGTTCAATTATCCTGGGCAGCACCATACGACGGAAACAGCCCCATAAAACGCTATGTCATTGAATACAAAATCAGCAAAGGCTCTTGGGAAACTGACATTGACAGAGTACTGGTACCCGGATCGCAACAGAACGTAGCTGGCGTTTTCAACCTGAGACCTGCCACCACATATCACCTGAGAATTGTTGCTGAGAATGAAATTGGTGCATCCGACCCGTCTGATACTGTTACAATTATCACTGCCGAAGAAGCTCCTAGCGGACCACCAACCTCTGTTCGCGTTGACGCTCTTGACCAGCACACTCTTAAG GTAACATGGAAACCACCCCCACGCGAAGACTGGAACGGTGAGATTCTTGGATACTACGTTGGCTACAAACTCTCTTCCTCCTCTGACTACATTTACGAAACCGTTGACTTCTCGAAGGAAGATGGAAAGGAACACCACTTGCAAATCATGAATCTGAAGACCTATACTCAATACAGCGTTGTTGTTCAAGCGTTTAACAAAGTTGGATCGGGACCAATGAGCGAGGAACGAAGACAACACACCGCCGAAGGAGTACCTGAACAACCCCCTCATGACACTACTTGCACCACCTTGACTTCCCAGACTATCAGAGTTTCCTGGATGTCACCGCCTCTTAGCGCCGCCAATGGAGTCATCACCGGATACAAG GTTATTTACGGACCATCTGACACCTGGTACGATGAGAACACCAAGGACACCAAGATCACCTCCTCCAGCGAGACCATCTTACACGGACTGAAGAAATACACCAACTACACTATGCAGGTTCTGGCTTTTACTTCTGGCGGCGATGGAGTTAAATCTGCACCTATTCACTGCCAAACGGAACAAGACG CTCCTGAAGCACCTATCGCGATCAAGGCTCTGGTTATGTCAGCTGAATCGATTCTTGTCTCGTGGCGCCCACCAAGCCAACCGAATGGAGTTATCACCCAGTATATCGTTTACACCAAGGCAGACAACGCAGAGGAACCAACTAGCCAGAAAGTACCACCGAATCAACTGACTCACGAGGCATCTGGATTGGACAAACAACGTAGATATGACTTCTGGGTAACTGCTAGTACCAACATTGGCGAAGGAGAGGCTTCAAAGATCGTGGCATTGGCACCAAGCGTTCGAG TACCGGCAAAGATCGCATCGTTTGACGACAAATTCACTGCTACCTACAAGGAAGATGTTAAATTACCCTGCCTGGCTGTCGGAGTACCTGCACCGGAAGTTACATGGAAAGTACGTGGCGCCGTTCTTCAATCTAGCGACAGACTGCGACAACTGCCCGAGGGATCTCTGTTCATCAAGGAAGTCGATCGCACCGATGCTGGAGAATACTCTTGTTATGTTGAGAACTCGTTTGGCCATGATACCGTTACTCACCAACTGATCGTTCACG CTCCCCCACACTCACCGCAAGTTACTCTTACTGCTACGACCACCAACTCGTTGACGATGAAACTGAGACCTCACCCTGCCGATAATGCTCCGATCCATGGATACACGATTCACTACAAACCAGAATTCGGCGATTGGGAAACTGCACAAATTAGCTCTACTGCTCAGAAATATACTCTTGAAAATCTGTGGTGTGGCTCAAGATACCAGATTTACGTTACTGCATATAACGG AATTGGAACCGGCGATCCTTCTGACATGCTCAACACACGTACCAAGGGCTCGAAACCGATTATTCCTGAAGCGGCTAGATTCATCGAAGTTTCCACGAATAGCATCACCCTTCATCTGAGCGCCTGGTCCGACGGTGGCTGCCCAATGCTCTACTTCGTCGTCGAACATAAGAAGAA GCACCAACAGGAATGGAATCAAGTCTCGAACAATGTGAAACCCGGTGGAAACTTTGTCGTTTTGGATTTGGACCCTGCTAGCTGGTATCACTTGCGCGTTACTGCTCACAATAATGCTGGTTTCGCTGTAGCCGAGTATGAATTCGCGACACTGACCGTAACCGGAG GTACGATCGCACCCCCTGTACGCAATAGTGGCAACGACAACACGGATGTCAGGCGTTATTTCCCCTGGTTACCTAGCTGGCTCGACGTGAACGTTGTGGTACCGGTGGGAGCTACGGTTATTGTGATTATTGTAGGCATAGTTGTGATTTGCGTCGCGCTGTCTAGGAGAACTCGAGGTCCGGAACAAACACGGCTGCGAGGTATCTCATCAGCCGACGAGAAATATTACGAAGGACAAT ACGATGTGGTATATCAGCAAACTGGAGTTGGCGGAGCTACCCTTGACAAACGCAGGCCCGATCTTCGTGACGAACTTGGATATATCGCCCCACCGAATCGCAAACTGCCCCCTGTTCCTGGCTCAAATTATAACACCTGCGATCGCATCAAGCGAGGTACAGTGATAA GTGGAACAGGCTCGATAAGAAGCCACTCGACGTGGGATCCCAGACGACATATGTACGAAGAATTGAATCATTGCGCACCGAATCGAAGATGTCCACCACCACCCCGTATGGGCAGTGCCGAAGCTCTCTCCCACAGAG GCATGGAGGATGAGATCTGCCCGTATGCTACCTTCCACCTTCTTGGATTCCGCGAAGAAATGGACCCCAGCAAGGCTATGCAATTCCAGACCTTCCCTCACCCTGGCAATGGACACTCTGGTACCATGGGACCACCTGTTGGACATCCTACTAACGCTTCTGCTCACAGCCGCTCTGGATCTCAGTCTATG ccACGTCAAAATGGTCGTTACTCTCGAGTTCCATCCCAAGGAGGTGGCAGCGGAACCCATAACGTCTTCTCTCCTGAATACGATGACCCGGCAAATTGCGCTCCTGAAGAAGATCAATATGGCTCTCAATACGGACAATACGGCGCTCCCTATGATCATTATGGATCTCGTGGCTCTGTTGGACGTCGCAGTGTAGGATCAGCCCGCAATATTCCCGTTTCTGGATCACCCGAACCACCCCCACCACCACCAAGGAACCACGACCAGAACAACTCCAGTTTCAACGACAGCAAAGAAAGCAACGAGATCAGCGAAGCAGAGTGTGATCGCGACCAACTTGTGAACCGCAACTACGGCG tGAATGCTCGCGGCAAGGACGGCATGACCACCGAGGAGATGCGTAAACTCATAGAGAG AAACGAAGCCCCCAGCCGGCAAACCGGCGCCGGCCACGGCGGTCACGGGGGACTCCTCACACCCTACGATACTGTGGCAGTGTAA